Below is a window of Senegalia massiliensis DNA.
AGTGATGCTTGATACACAGTTTCTCTTGTTTTTAATTCTATTACTACCTCTGCAATATCTACATCTTCATTTTTAGATAATAGTTTAGTTACACTTAATGTTTGATCTTCTAATCTATTCTTATTAAGTTCCAATCTATTAGTCTTTGCTCCTATTTTTGCTCTTACTGATAATACATTAGATACAGTCTCATCTATCTCTGTTATACTTTCATCTATACTTGTAACATCATCTGAATCTAATCCTTGTATCAGCTTATCAAATACTCTTATCATTTCTGATGTATCTCCTTTTGAAACATCTTGTTTATACCCATTATTTGATAAACCGAATAATTCTGTTCCTACTACATTTACATCTATAGTATCTGCTGAGCCTACATTATATTTGGTTTTTTCATCAGTATTTAAATCTATATTATAATTTCCATCACTATCAATCAAATCATCTGCTGTTTTATATCCTGAAAATATAGCCCTTCCTGCGTGTTTAGTATTCGCTACCTTTATTATTTGTTCTCTCAATTGTTTTATTTCTGCTGAAACTTTTTCTTTATCCTCACCTGTATTTGTCCCATCATTTGCAGCTTGTACTGTAAGCTCCCTTGCTCTCTCTAATATATCTCCTATTTGGGACACTGCTGATTCTGTTACCTCCATCCAAGATGTTGCATCGTCTACATTTCTTTTGTATTGCTCTATTCTGGATAAGTCTGTATAATATTTTAAACTCTTTGACACTCCTATTGGATCGTCTGAAGGTAACTGGAATTTCTTTCCTGTTTGCATTTTATCTTGAACTTTACTTAAACCTTGTAAGTTTTTATTTACATTTGTCATCATATTAGATATCATCATATTATTTGTTATTCTCATAATTTATCTCCCTACTAAGCCTAATCTATTTATTGTAACATCATAAATTGAATCTATTGTAGTAATCATTCGAGCTGCTGCATTATATGAATGTTGAAATTTTACCATATTACTCATTTCTTCATCCAGTGATACTCCTGATTCTGATTGGCGTCTAGTATTTATTCCATCAACTATAACCGTACCATTTTCTTTCATTCGTACTGATTGTTGTCCATCTACTGCTAATGTAGATAATACTGATTTCATAAAATCATCTGGAGTACCTTGAGGTGTAGTATCTTTAAAAAATTTATTATCATTTCTCTTTTCTAATAATTCTAATATTATATCATTATTTTCTTTGTCAGAAGGATCAGAACTACTTGATGCAGCTATATTATCCAAGTTGTCCATTATATCATCTGATATTTTTATATTAGATGCATCTATAGCTTCACCATCATCTGACTGGAACATATTTATGCCACTATTTCCATCTCTAGTAAATCCTTTCTGATGTACTTCATTCATTTGTTTTGCAAATATATTTGCAAATTCATTTAATCTAGATATATAAAAAGGAATTCCTCTATATTTACTATCATGTCCAGTTCCATCTCTTACATCTATAAGTCCTTTAAGTTTTCCTGATGTAAGTTTTAATTTATTTCCATTTTCCCATTCTAGCTGATATAATTTTTCTTCTTTGTTTAAAGGATTTTCCACTGTAGGTGCAGGATATTTAAGCCTATTGGAAACTTCTCCTTCTACAAGTATTGTACCTCCTATTGATACATTAAACTTCCCATTTGTTTCTGTTGCATTTATATTTACTATTTCTGATAATTCATCTACCAATAAATCTCTTTTATCTCTTAAGTCATTTGCTTTACTTCCATCTAGTTCTATATTATGTATTTCTTTATTTAGTCCTGCTATCCTCTCAGAATAACTATTTATATTCTTAATATTAGTTGATATCTCAAAATTAACTTCTTTTTGTGCTGATTTTAAGTTTTCTGATGTTGAATTTAAATATTTTGTAAATGCCATCATTTTTTCTCTTACAAGTGCTCTATTAGAGTCATCTGATGGATTTGTTGAAAGTGACTCAAAAGATGTAAACAACTCATCTAAATTTTTTCTAATACTACTTTCTGATGGTTCATTAAATATATGTTGTATTTCAGTAAGAGTATCCTCTTTTACTGTCCACTCGCCTACTGGAGCTTTTTCTCCCCAATATTTAAAGTCCAAGTATGAATCTCTAATCCTATTAACTGCTGTTATATTAGTACCTGTCCCCAAAAATCCTATTCCAGCAATATTAAGTGGATTATTTGATTCTTGAGTATTTTGTTGTCTACTATATCCTCTTGTATTTATATTTGCTATATTATGATTTGTTGTATATAGGTTTTTTTGACTAGCAAGTAATCCTGAAACTGCTGTATTAAACCCTATCCATCCACTCATCTAACCACTCCTAATATTTAATTTCCTACTCTACCCATTTTATTTACTACATTTTCTATCATTTCATCTATTGCATTTACTACTCTACTATTTGCAGTATATGAATGTTGAAATTTTAGCATATTTGCCATTTCTTCATCCATTGATACTCCTGAAACTGCATATCTGCTATTTTGTATATTTTGAATTATGGTATTGTGAGTTTCTAACATTATCATAGAACGATTTGCTTCTACTCCCATATCAGATATAATACTTCTATAATAATTGTCTGCTGTTTGATTTTCAAAAAGTGCTAAATCACGCAGGTCCATAATTTCTTTTGCTATACTTCCATCTCCTCTATCCCCTGATAAAGATGCTACTATATTATTTAACGTATCTAAATTGTCATTTAATTTTATAGTACTTGCATCTATTTCACTACCATTTCTTTTAGATACAAAAAAGTCTTGTCCTGGTTCTCCAAGTAGTGTTACACCTTTTTTATGTATCTCATTTATTTTTGTTGCAACAGTATTTACAAACTTATCTAGTCTGTTTTTTACACTTGGTATTATTGAAGAGTAAGTTTCATCTTTGGAATCAAACTCTCCTCTTGACTCAAGTATCCCTTTTAAATATCCTCCACTTATTTCTACTTTTGAATTGTTTGAATTTTTCCAAGTTATCTCAAAAAATGAATTATCAACAGTCTTAGCTTCTATTTCTCTTGCATTCTCTTCACTTACAAGAGATCTTCCACCAATGTATATATCTATTGCACCATTTTGTTTATTGACTGCATTAATATTTATATTTAAAGATAATCTATCTATTAATGCATTTCTTTTATCTCTTAAATCATTTGCCTTTACACCTGTCGCCTCACTTTGAGTTATTAAACCATTTAATTTTGCTATATCTTTTGATATCATATTTATTTCTTCTACTTTATTTGATATCTCTTTATTTAAGTTTACTTGTAAAAGACTTAATTGATTTGACATGTGATTTACTGTCTCCACAAAGGCTATGGCTCTTTCTCTTACCATTCCCCTAACTGTTAAATTATCTGGATCTTTTGACAGTTCATCAAAACTATTCCAAAGTCCATCCATTACTTCACTTAACCCTACATCTGATGGTTCATTCATTATTTCTTCTACTTGTGAAAAAATACTATATCTTGCATCAAAATATCCTTTATTATCAGCTTCATTTCTAAATCGTTGATCTAAAAATCTATCTCTTATTTGTCTTATGTCAGCTATTTTCACACCTGATCCAATTTGACCATTTACTCCCACTACATTTGTATATCCATTAGATGCTTGTATAACATCTTGCCTAACATAGTAAGGGTTATTACTATTTGCTATATTGTGACTGACTGTATCTAATGCTTTTTTATTTGTATATAATCCTGATATTGCTGATGATAATCCTTGAAACAATTTTTTATCCCCTTTCTATGCTTGCTTATTAAAAAAGCTTGCAGTTTGTTCATTTTTCTTACCTTTGCCATATGTTAAATTACTATCTCTATTTGTAAATAAATCTATATTTAAATTTATATAATCAAGTGAATCTTTTATTAGTCTAGAATTAAGTACGTTTTTTTCTTTTATTTTTTCTAATATATTTACTAATTTATTTCTTTTTTCTTCTAATATTTCTTTTTCCTGTCCTTCTATAAATTCTAAAATCTGAGACACATCAAGTTCACTTTTTTCTTTTTTATGAGCAATATTAAAAAGCACTTTTTCTCTCAAATTTTCAAGTTTCACCAATGTTTCAGTTATAGATTGTTCTTCTTTAGTGATTTCATCTAATTTTTTTATATCTCCATCTACTAATACCTGGGTTTTTTCATCTAAATTTTTAAGTAATTTACTATATACTACTACTTCTTCATCTAATACCTTTATTAATACGTCAACTAATTCTTTCATATTACCCTCCATTAGCCTTTTCTCATGTTTATATCTTCTAATATCTTTTGGGCTACTAATTTTGAATCAATATTGTAATTTCCATTTTTCATTTGTGTCTTAATTTTTTCTATTTTTTCTTTTCGAATATCTGGAGAATCCTTTGCCATTTTAACTGCCTTTTGAATCATTTTCCCTTGATCTGATATTATAAATTGATCTTTTTTATCTACTTTTGAACTTTTATCAATATTCGTTTTATTTTTGTTATATGCACTCTGTATTTTATTTATATTATTATTAAATATTTTCATAAAAACACCTCACCTTTGCATCGCTATATATATTATCGGCAAAGTTGAGGTTTAACTTTAATACTATTTATCTTCTGTTTTTTACGTTTAATTTGTTTCCTGTTCTATAACTATTTTGTTTACTATTATCTACATTATCTTTTTTTAGTGCTCCTTTTAATTCTTTTTCTATTTCATTTGCACACTGATTGCAGAACTTTCCAGTTTTTATAGGTTTAGAACATCTTTCACAATCAAGTATCAAATTACTTCCTTCTTTTATCTCAAGCTTTCCTTGTCTTAAAAATTCCAATATCTTCTTTGTAGAAACTCCTGTTGCTTCTGATACTTCTCTAATATCTGCTTTATTATTACTATAAATATATTCACGAACAGTAAAAAACATTTCTTCTTCTTTACGTCTACAGTGATAGCATATATTAAACCCATCATAATTATATATTTTTCCACATTTTTTACAATTTTTTATATTCATTTATTCTCCTCCTTATATATCCCTACCACTTGCTATTGTTATTAGATAAGTTTTTTTAGCATTAGCATCCATTATATTTCTTTTTGCCTCAGTGTATGTAGCTCCTGTAGTTATAATGTCATCTACTATAAGTACATTTTTATCAGCAAATATTTCTTTATCTATTATTTTAAATGCTCTCCTTATATTTACCCGTCTAAAAGATTTTGATAATCCTGATTGAGATTTTGTCTTTTTAAATTTGACTAAATTTCTAGTATCTAATTCTATATTTAACTTTTCTGAAAGATACTTTGCAAGTAATTCTGACTGATTAAATCCTCTTTTAGACTTTTTTCTCCTTGTCATTGGAATAGGCACTATTAAATCAATATCATTTATATTTCGTTTTATGAATTCTTCTAACAATAATGGTCCTAGCATTTTATATAAATAAGGATTTTTACCATATTTATATTTAAATATTATTTCTCTTATACCATCTGTATAACGAAGAGGACAAACTATATCTTCTGATATTGTTTGTTCTAGAAACTCCAATTTATCTCTACATTCAATACATAAATGATTCTTGATAGCATCTTCATATTCATCACATATAAAGCATATATTTTTTTCTGGATAAATAAGCTCTGATATTCTATCTAATATTTTCATATTTAACCTCTCATATATACATTAAACATATCATTCAATCTTTTAGATAACCCTGAATATCTTGTGGTAATTTTATTATTTTTTATCATCATAGCTAAATATCTTTCCATTCCTACAAGTACTACTAATTCTTTAGCACGTGTTATTCCTGTATATAGTAAATTCCTTGTAAGAAGCATTGGTGGACCCCAGAGTATTGGAATTATAACTACTGGAAACTCTGAACCTTGAGATTTATGAATTGTAGTAGCATATGCAAGTCTAAGTTCATCTAATCCACTAAATGGATATACTACTACTCTTTTGTCATCAAATTCTACTATTAATTCTGATTCCTCATGATCAATTTTTGTTATAATTCCTAAATCACCATTAAAAACTCCTTTTCCTTTTTCTACTGACTTACCATTTTCTATTATCTCCCACTCGCTATTATAATTATTTTTTATTTGCATTACTTTATCGCCTACTCTAAATATAGTATCGGCTATTTTTCTTTCAGCTTTAATTTTAGATTTAGGATTTAACATAGCCTGCAAACTATTATTTAATGAATTTACTCCTGCATCTCCTTTTTTCATTGGGGATAGTACTTGGATATCTTTTATTGGATCATATCCATTAAACTTCCTAAGTCTTCTATAGGCTAGTTCAAGTATGGTATCTACTATTTGAGAAGGATTATTTCTTTTCATAAAAAAGAAATCTTTGTCTTTTTTATTTAAATGAGGATATTCTCCTTTATTTATTCTATGAGCATTTACTACTATCATACTTTCCTTTGCTTGTCTAAATATTTCATCTAATTCTACTATTTTTATAAGTTTTGAATCTATTATATCTCTAAGTACATTTCCCGCTCCAACTGATGGCAACTGATCTACATCACCTACAAGTATAAGTCTAGTTCCTGGCATAATTGCCTTTAATAAATGATTCATTAAAAGTATATCTACCATTGATACTTCGTCTATTATAACTACGTCACTTTCCATAGGAGTACCATCATCTACTCCAAATGCCATCCCTATTTCTTCATCTACAAATGAATATTCAAGTAATCTATGAATAGTTTTAGCTTCTTTTCCTGTAGCTTCACTCATTCTTTTAGCTGCTCTTCCAGTAGGTGCTCCAAGGGTTACTTTTAAATCTTTTTTCTCAAATATTTTTATTATGCTATTTATTGTAGTAGTTTTTCCTGTTCCAGGACCACCTGTAACTACTAAAACTCCATTATCTATAGATTGTTCTATAGCTTCTTTTTGTCTACCAGCTAGTTTTATACCTTCTTCATTTTCTATTTCATTTATTTGATTATCTACATCTATATCTAAATCATTTAATTCCACATTTGAAAGTTCTATTAATTTTTTACTTACATTTGCTTCTGCTGTATAAAAAGGTATAGAATATACCACTATTTCTCCGTCTATGTTTTCAAGCTTTATATTATTGTCAATAGCCATTTGAGTTATTCCATTGTCTATTATCTCTTCATCTATGGAAAGCACTTCTTTTGACTTATTAACAAGTGTTTCCTTTGGCATATATGTATGACCTTCAGTGGTAAACTTCATAATTGCAAATTTTATCCCTGCTCTTATTCTATAAACAGAGTCAAAAGCTATACCCATTTCCATAGCTATTTTATCTGCCATTTTAAACCCTATGCCAAATACTTCTTCTGATAATCTATATGGATTCTCCTTTACCTTCTGTATTGTCTTATTTCCATATTTTTTATATATTCTTACTCCAAATTTTGAACTAATTCCATATTGTTGTAAAAATAACATAACATCACGAAGTTCTCTTTGTTCACTAAAAGATTCTGCGATCTTTTTAACTTTTTTACTTCCTATTCCTTCCACTTCTTTTAACTTTTGTGGATCATATTGAATTACATCTAAACTATTTTCTCCAAATTTCTCAACTATCTTTTCTGCAGTTTTAGGGCCAATACCTGATATTAACCCTGAAGCTAAATAATTAATTATTCCATTAAGTGTAGCAGGTACTACAGGTTCATAATTTTCTACTTTTAATTGCTGACCAAAAGTTTTATGATGCTCCCAATTTCCTTCTACTTTTATAGTTTCTCCTATATTTAATATAGGAATATATCCCACTATTGTAATTATATCATCTTCAGTTTCAAGTATTGCAACGATATATCCATTTGAATCATTTTTAAATATTATTTCTTCTACTGAACCTTTTATAGATATCAATTTAAAACCCTCCGAACATTCTTATCTATACATTATAACATAATAAAAAGTCATAGTCTTTTTTTAATATCAACAAGTTCTCTAATTAAAAGTGCAATATCTTCCTTAGTTGCAGGAGTGTTGTAGTTTACATTTTGTTCTTTTATATGTGAATCCAACTTTTCTTTATAGGATTGTTTTACTAGTTTCCCATCGTTTATATGTTTTATTATTGTTCTTTCAGTATTTAACACTTTTATTTCTCTTTCTGTAATAAATTTTATGTAAATATCTTCATCTTTTTTCAAAATATCTTCTATATATTTTAAATTAAAATAACCTATTGAGCCATCATTTTTAGATATAGGTTTTCTCGTTTTCATAGGTATCAATATATCTCTTTTTGTAAGGGGTATTGGTACCATATTTTTTGATTCTATAATTTTTCCATATTCATTTCTTACTTTTCTTAAATCTAATGTGAAATATCCAGCTATGGATTTTAGAACCCTGATAGTTCTAGAATAAATAAACATGTCCTCTTTATTCTCAATAATTATTTTTGTGGAATTTCCTTTTGTGTCTAAATAAATTGGAAGTATTGCTATAATCTTATTTATTAGTATCTTATCAATCTCTATCATTTATATCTCCCCTTATTGTTATATTAAAAACATTATATCACCGAACACTTGTTCTTGTAAATGCTTTTCTAAGAATTTGTATATTTGTTTTATATTTAGGAAAGAATAATCATATATATAGGAAAGAGGTGGCACAAATTAAAAACAATATATTAGTGTTATTATTCTTTTTAGTTTTACTTTTAATTGCAGCATGTGGCCTTATTATAGGAGAGCGGAATAGTCAAACAAAAGAGGAAAGTCATAAGACTTCCTCTTTTGTTTTTGATATTATAGCCTTTGTAAGTTGGTTTATACTAGAAGTAATATCTGTAAGTTTGCTTTCTATTCTAACTAAAAGAAATACAGATACAACTATAGGAAAACCTAAATTTGCAATTTGACTAAATATTATCTCCATTTTAAATTACCTCTCTTTTAATTTAATTGATTGTAAAAAAGGGTAGACTTTAGTCCACCCTTTAGATTAAACTGAAAAATCTTGTATTTGTGTTGTAATTATTCTAGCTCCAGCTATAGATACTAAATCTCCTCCAGTTGTTTCAAATATATTTTGGGTTATAATGTTATTCATCGCTGAAGTTATTTCTACTTCTGTTAAATCTTCTCTTGGATCATCTAAGGATATTCTAGTTTTTCTATCCATTGTATTTTTAAATATTAACTCTAGTTTTTTGCTCAACATATTCACCTCCAATCTTTATACTCTACTTTTAATGAATTAAACCATTTCAATTTCTTTTTCATCAATTCTCTTTACTGCTGTAAGTGGTAACTGTTGTAGTCCTGTTATTGAAACCATACTGTCATAAATTCCTTCATCAGTTGCATCTGTTTTAACTGATGAAAGTGTTTTAGATTTTATAATTTCTTTGCCATTTTCATCTAAACCATTTTGAAGCTCTAATTTTACTTTACTTGATTTTAGTATTGTATTTACTGCCATGATTATCACCTCCTCTCTTGCCTACAATACAAATATAGAAGTGATAATTAGTTTTTACTATATAATTTTTTTAATTTTTCTAATGCATTCTTTTTTGTATTTATAACTGTTCTATAGGAAATTCCTAATCTATCTGATATATCATTTATATTAACTCTTCTTAAATAAAACATAACTATTATTTGTTTTTGACGTATAGTTAATTTTTCTATATTTTTAATCAATTCATCATTTAATTCCCTATATAAATATTCCTTCTCTATATCAGTTTCTGATTCTAATGTATCAATCAAACTTATATTGCTATCTTTTGATGAAATTTTTTTATCTAGAGATAATACATATTTTTTAGATTTAAGCTTATCTAAATAATGATATCTCAAAATAGTATTTATATATCCAGAAAAATAAACTCCTTTTGAAAAGTCAAATTTATCTATTCCTTTTAAAATCACCTCATATCCTTCACTAATTAAATCATCTATTTCTTCTTTTTCAAAATAATATCTTTTTATTTGAGCTAAAATGAGAGGTTTATAACTTTTTAATAGCTCCATCTTTGCTTCTTTTTCGCCTAATTTTGCTTTTTTTACTAAATCATCTATTTTACCATACATATTCATCCCTCATACTGATGAGTACTCATCTTGATTACCGGTTAAATATATAATACATTTTAATTTTAAAATTGCTTAATAGTGACTTTAATGAAATCACACACAATAAAAAAAGCCCACTACCGAACTAATGTTCTTAAGCAGGCTTTCAAGGGGATTTTTATATTAAATTGAGGGAGTTTTCAAAAATGCTTCATTTTAAATATTCTATTTTTATTTCATAATCATCTTTTAAAACATCTATCATATCCATTATTTTAGTATTTTCTTCTTCTATACATATTGTAATAGGACTAAATCTATCCTTTATACTCAGTATTGTATATTCTAAACTCTTCTCATTTTTTACTACTATTTTTATAGGGTGAGTATTTTTTGGAATATTAAATCCTATATATATATTTCTTATGAATTCTATTACACCATATATAAAAAACACATAAACAAAGACATATAATACATAAATCATTTTCTCACCCCTATAATGGATTGATTTATTATATATTATATGTCTTAATATTAATTCTTGTTACTTATTTAATCCTTCTTTTTTTAATATCTCTTTTTTGTCTGTTTTTTCCCAAGGTAAATCAATATCAGTTCTTCCAAAATGTCCATATGCTGCCGTTTGACGATATATTGGTCTTCTTAAATCTAAATTCTTTATAATAGCTGCAGGTCTAAGATCAAAATGTTTTCTAATTAACTTTTCTATTTTTTCTTCTTCTATCTTACCTGTTCCGAAAGTATCTACCATTATAGATACAGGTTCTGCTACCCCTATTGCATATGCAAGTTGTACTTCACATTTTTTGGCAAGATTTGCTGCTACTACATTTTTAGCTACATATCTTGCAGCATATGATGCCGATCTATCTACTTTCGTAGCATCTTTACCTGAAAATGCTCCTCCACCATGACGAGAATAACCTCCATAAGTGTCTACAATTATCTTTCTTCCAGTAAGTCCTGCATCACCTTGTGGTCCACCTATTACAAATCTTCCTGTTGGATTAATAAAATATTTAGTTTCATCATCTAGTAATTCATTTGGCACTACTTCTCTTATTACAAATTCTATTAAATCCTTTTCTATAGTTTCTAAGTCTACTTCTGAACTATGTTGAGTAGATATAACTATAGTATCTACTCTTACAGGTTTGTCATCATTATATTCTATTGTAACTTGAGTTTTTCCATCTGGACGAAGATAATCTAATCTTCCATTCTTTCTAACTTCAGAAAGTCTTTTAGCTAATTTATGAGCAAGTGAAATAGGTAGTGGCATTAATTCTTCTGTTTCATCACAAGCAAAACCAAACATAATACCTTGATCTCCTGCACCTGTATGAGGTAGTTCTTCTCCATTTTCTCCTTTTCTCTTTTCAAGAGATTCATTTACACCCATAGCAATATCAGGAGATTGTTCATCAATAGAAGTAAGTACAGCACAAGTTTCAGAGTCAAATCCATATTTTGCACGAGTATATCCTATCTCTTCAACTGTTTTTCTAACTACTTTTGGAATATCTACATAAGTATTTGTAGTTATTTCACCAGATACAAGTACGAGACCAGTAGTTACAGTAGTTTCACAAGCAACCCTAGCATTTGGATCATCTTTTAATATAGCATCTAAAATTGAATCTGATATCTGATCACAAACTTTGTCAGGATGTCCTTCAGTAACAGACTCTGACGTAAAAAGCCATTTTCTCATTTTTTTCCCTCCTAATTAAAAAAACCTCTTCTAAAAGAAGAGGTATAATTTCACATTTTCCTCATCTTCCAAAGCTTTTGCTTTGTAGGATTTAGCACCGATTTTTCACCGGTTGCCGGGTTTCATAGGGCCTATCCCTCCACCACTCTTGATAAGGCAATCAAGAATTATTAAATTAACATATAAATATTAACATATAATTTATTATTAGTCAATTAATTTTTATTATACAAGTACCATTACTCCTATTGAACTTAATATATACATTATAACCCCTGCTGTAATTACACCAGCTACAATTGTTGGAAATGCAAATTTAAATCTTATATTAAATAAAGATGCTGCTAAAGAACCAGTATAAGCTCCAGTAGTAGGAAGTGGTACTGCCACAAGTAAATATAATCCTAGTAAAGTATATTTTTTCATTCTTTTACTTCTTCTAAGAGTTCTATTTTCTATCCATTCTATAATCCTATCAAACTTATCATACCTTCTTAAAAATTTAAATATTGGTTTTAACAGTAAAAGTAAAAATGGAATAGGTAATATGTTACCTATTATAGATAATATAGTACTTTGAATTGGTGTAAACCCCATACTTACACCAAGTGGTATTGCACCTCTAAGTTCAAATATAGGTGTAGCACCAACTATTATAACCGCTAGTTCCCTTTTTAATAAATCAATTAATTCCCACATAAAATTCTCCTTATAAATTATTCAAATATTATTATACACTATAGAATGTTTAGAATAAACTATTTTAATCATAATTTAAGATTTTCTTAAGAAATAGAATAAAATAAACAAGATAGATCAAACGCTCTATCTTGCTTATTTTATTTCTTTCTATAATATAGACTTATCATTCTGTCTAATCTCTCACTTAATTTTAATATTTCTCTTCTACTTTTTTCCTCCATTATGGCTTGGTGAAGCCTATATCTTAATACCTCTATTTCTTCTTTCAAATTTTTATTCTCATCTATAAATGATACTACCATTTATCCCACTCCTAACCTTGTTAAAGCATTTAATATGCTAACTCAATTAACCCCCCTGTAAATAAAAAGTTATATTTATATATACCCCATATATATTCAAAAAACATCTTTCTATGTTAAATATATATTACGAAATTACCTTATTTTTCAAAAGTATATCTATTCCAAATCGGTCAATAATAATATAAGACTGGAGGAATATATATGAATATAAAAAGGATTTTTTATACGTTTATAATATTATTTTTCACTTTTATTTCTGTATCATTAATGATATATGACAAAATAGAGCTATCAAAAAATCATCATATTAATTATAATGGAATACATAAAATTAAATTACCTCAAAATTTAAAACAAAATACAGAGAAAATAAAACAAGAAAGTGAAATAGAAAAAATAAAAGAAAATACTAAAAAAAAAGAAAATGAACCAACACAAATAAATATTGAAGATAAT
It encodes the following:
- the flgL gene encoding flagellar hook-associated protein FlgL, with amino-acid sequence MRITNNMMISNMMTNVNKNLQGLSKVQDKMQTGKKFQLPSDDPIGVSKSLKYYTDLSRIEQYKRNVDDATSWMEVTESAVSQIGDILERARELTVQAANDGTNTGEDKEKVSAEIKQLREQIIKVANTKHAGRAIFSGYKTADDLIDSDGNYNIDLNTDEKTKYNVGSADTIDVNVVGTELFGLSNNGYKQDVSKGDTSEMIRVFDKLIQGLDSDDVTSIDESITEIDETVSNVLSVRAKIGAKTNRLELNKNRLEDQTLSVTKLLSKNEDVDIAEVVIELKTRETVYQASLHAGARIIQPSLIDFLR
- the flgK gene encoding flagellar hook-associated protein FlgK; translation: MSGWIGFNTAVSGLLASQKNLYTTNHNIANINTRGYSRQQNTQESNNPLNIAGIGFLGTGTNITAVNRIRDSYLDFKYWGEKAPVGEWTVKEDTLTEIQHIFNEPSESSIRKNLDELFTSFESLSTNPSDDSNRALVREKMMAFTKYLNSTSENLKSAQKEVNFEISTNIKNINSYSERIAGLNKEIHNIELDGSKANDLRDKRDLLVDELSEIVNINATETNGKFNVSIGGTILVEGEVSNRLKYPAPTVENPLNKEEKLYQLEWENGNKLKLTSGKLKGLIDVRDGTGHDSKYRGIPFYISRLNEFANIFAKQMNEVHQKGFTRDGNSGINMFQSDDGEAIDASNIKISDDIMDNLDNIAASSSSDPSDKENNDIILELLEKRNDNKFFKDTTPQGTPDDFMKSVLSTLAVDGQQSVRMKENGTVIVDGINTRRQSESGVSLDEEMSNMVKFQHSYNAAARMITTIDSIYDVTINRLGLVGR
- the flgK gene encoding flagellar hook-associated protein FlgK — protein: MFQGLSSAISGLYTNKKALDTVSHNIANSNNPYYVRQDVIQASNGYTNVVGVNGQIGSGVKIADIRQIRDRFLDQRFRNEADNKGYFDARYSIFSQVEEIMNEPSDVGLSEVMDGLWNSFDELSKDPDNLTVRGMVRERAIAFVETVNHMSNQLSLLQVNLNKEISNKVEEINMISKDIAKLNGLITQSEATGVKANDLRDKRNALIDRLSLNININAVNKQNGAIDIYIGGRSLVSEENAREIEAKTVDNSFFEITWKNSNNSKVEISGGYLKGILESRGEFDSKDETYSSIIPSVKNRLDKFVNTVATKINEIHKKGVTLLGEPGQDFFVSKRNGSEIDASTIKLNDNLDTLNNIVASLSGDRGDGSIAKEIMDLRDLALFENQTADNYYRSIISDMGVEANRSMIMLETHNTIIQNIQNSRYAVSGVSMDEEMANMLKFQHSYTANSRVVNAIDEMIENVVNKMGRVGN
- a CDS encoding flagellar protein FlgN, which translates into the protein MKELVDVLIKVLDEEVVVYSKLLKNLDEKTQVLVDGDIKKLDEITKEEQSITETLVKLENLREKVLFNIAHKKEKSELDVSQILEFIEGQEKEILEEKRNKLVNILEKIKEKNVLNSRLIKDSLDYINLNIDLFTNRDSNLTYGKGKKNEQTASFFNKQA
- the flgM gene encoding flagellar biosynthesis anti-sigma factor FlgM — its product is MKIFNNNINKIQSAYNKNKTNIDKSSKVDKKDQFIISDQGKMIQKAVKMAKDSPDIRKEKIEKIKTQMKNGNYNIDSKLVAQKILEDINMRKG
- a CDS encoding MerR family transcriptional regulator, whose product is MNIKNCKKCGKIYNYDGFNICYHCRRKEEEMFFTVREYIYSNNKADIREVSEATGVSTKKILEFLRQGKLEIKEGSNLILDCERCSKPIKTGKFCNQCANEIEKELKGALKKDNVDNSKQNSYRTGNKLNVKNRR
- a CDS encoding ComF family protein, with translation MKILDRISELIYPEKNICFICDEYEDAIKNHLCIECRDKLEFLEQTISEDIVCPLRYTDGIREIIFKYKYGKNPYLYKMLGPLLLEEFIKRNINDIDLIVPIPMTRRKKSKRGFNQSELLAKYLSEKLNIELDTRNLVKFKKTKSQSGLSKSFRRVNIRRAFKIIDKEIFADKNVLIVDDIITTGATYTEAKRNIMDANAKKTYLITIASGRDI